The Lolium perenne isolate Kyuss_39 chromosome 6, Kyuss_2.0, whole genome shotgun sequence genome segment GCCGCAGCCTGCcgcaaaccctttagtcccggttggtatctCCATCATGCAATGGAATGTACATAATGTCACCGATTTGTTGCTGATTTGCTTTCTTACATGAATTAGTTCTGCACTGGGCCAAGTGAATAGTATTTCGTTGGCACGAAGGTGAAGGTTGCACTTCAATTTGATGCTCTCAATATTGTAAGAATTAACATGGAGATGCTGATTTCATGTAATCAAATCTTGGGATCACCAACCATAGTAGTGCGAAAATAATTATCTGGCCATTTGCTGAGAACGACATCCTTCATCCGTTTCATTCCATACATGCATGTTGAAGATTCTTATATGTCTTTTTAGAGTGTAACTGTAAAATCCAGAAATATGCTAGAAAATAAAACATAAGACGTAACTGCAATTGCCACGTCAAACTATCTAGTCCCTTCTAAAGTGTAACTTTAATACTTATCCCtcttcttccaaacaaaattgatgCTTATCTTCTAACATTGATTGGTTTAAGTCTAAGCAAGGAACTAGGAACGAGATAAACAATATTTTTTCACATGTATTTAATCAGTATATGTCTTTTCATAAATATATCACAAAACGTCTTATATTTAGGAACGGATGGAGTATTATAGAGTGCTTCGTATCAAGGTGGAAAGTCGAACAAGATAGTCGAACAAGATATTCAGTAACTAGTGCCTACACTATTCTCCATTACAATCATGTAATGTGCCGGAAAAATTTATATATCACAAAGATGGAAACCATGTAAATTAAAtgggatggacataattggaaaCCAAAGAATACAATAATGTGCATAACTACATATAAATGTATGGTACTAATATAACGAGGAATTTTACAAAACAAGCATACCTTATCCAATCATATTAAGAAGTCTTATGATGGTTCTACCAATACCTCAGCTTATAGTTTGGCTCAAGCTCGACTAGCGACGTTGAACCTTGGCCCAAAATGTATTCGTCCAAGGCTCTACGACTTAATAGGTACTGTAACTATTTAACTATTTAAACTGCCGATGTATGTGCCTACCCTTAGAACAGGAGCAGGTCACTCTTGCATTCTAGTCGGGCCTCCAGCCGTTACCTAAACATTTTTCGCGAAGATAGAGTTTTATATATTAAACATTTTTTTGAgtacgtatgcaaaagttattgccatCTTACAAATAAATACATATTTATTTTtgaaaaataattcaaaattcatgttttaaattttttaTAATAACTAGATCACCTAACCTACCTACATATAAAAgaatttttattttgaattttctatcattttattttgTAGTTTACAAAGCTGATAAGGTGATCCACCGGGGAGGAGTGTGGAGCAAAAAAACCTAGAAAGTCTTTAGTCACATTTGGTGTCTCCAAACGGGACTAAAGGTACCTCTAGTCCCGTTTGGAGACACCAACTGGGACTAAAGAGGCTCGCACCGGCTGTAGTATGTAGCAACCCCTTTACTCCCGATTGGTTTTTCCATCTTCGAATGGCCTGCACACAATGTCACCATTTTGTAGCTGATTTGCTTTCTTAACTAGAATTAGCTCTTTACTGCATCAAGTGAATAGTATTTTTATGGCACGAAGGTGAAGGTTGCACTTCaaatttatgctctctatattgtAAGAATTAACATGTTCATAAAATAACCCAGTTCGATGCTAAATCCATGGGGATGCCGATTTCATGTAATCTAATGTTGGGATCACCACCCATAGTAGTGTGAAATGTATTATCTGGCCGTTTGCTAAGAATGGCATCCTTCATCcatttcattgcatacattgtcttgATGAGTCCTTCTATGTCTTTTTAGAGTGTAACCTCAAAAGACAAAAATATACTACAAacaataacacataagcggtaaCTACAATTGCAATGCCAAACTATCTACTCCCTCCTAAAGTGTAACTTGAGTACTCATCCTTCTTGTTCCAAACAAAATTGATGTTGATCCTCCAACATTGATTGGATTAAATTTAAGAAGCTACTAGGAAGGAGATAAACAATATTTTGTCACATGTATTTAATCACTACTTGTCTTTTCATAAATATATCCCAAAACGTCTTATATTTAGGAATTGAGGGAGTATTATAGAGCGCTTCATATCACGTTGGAAAGTCGAACAAGGTATTCAGTAACTAGTGCTTACACTATTCCCCACTACCATAATCTAATGTGTCAGAAAAATTTATAGATCACAAAGATGAAAACCATGTAAACGAAAAGGGATGGACATGAACAGAAACCAAAGACTACAGTaatgtgcataattacatataacTACATACGCATGTGTGGGAACAAAATAACTAGGAGTTCTTCAAAACAAACATACCTTATCCAATGAAATTCAGAAGTGGTTCTACCAACACCTCAGTGTATAGTTTGGGTCAAGCTTGACTAGCGAGCTTGAACCTTGGCCCAAACTGTATTCGCCGAAGGCTCTACGAGTATCGTAACTATTTAACTTTTAAAATTACCGATGTATGTGCCTACTCTTAGAACAAGAGTAGGTTGCAGTTTTCTTGCATTTTGACTCGGGCCTCTATCCTTTATCAAATTTTTTCCGCTTAGATATATTTTCATATATTAAACATTTTTTTTAgttcggatgcaaaagttattgccatCTTACCAAAATAtacattttttttcaaaataaggcatgtttgttatttttcacaATAACTAGATCACCTAACCTACCTACATCAGaaaagattttttattttttaattttatatcttttttttgtattttacaaagcaaaaaaggCGATCTACCATAGGACCATCAGTCCcaattggggacaccaaccgggactaaagaggcTTCCGTCGGTCGTAGTCTGCAGcgagccctttagtcccggttgattTTTCAATCCTGCAATGTCACCAATTTGTAGCTGATTTGCTTTCTTAACATGAATTAGCTCTTCTTTGCATCGAGTCAATAGTATCTCCTTGGCACGATGGTGAAGGTTGCACTTCAAATTTATGCTCTATATATTGTaagaattaacatgttcagaaacAACGAAGTTCAAAGCTAAATCCATGGAGATGTCGATTTCATGTAATCTAATGTTGGAGCACCAACCATATATAGTAGTGTGATTTGGATGCATGTAAGATGCCTACATGAACTTGGTAGTTTATTATATGAAAATCCTTATTATATACAACTTTATTATATTTATAAGTGCAAAAGTTCTTGTTTTATACCTTATTGTGTAGGAAATAGGCAAATACATAAGGAAACcaatcattatggtgaaatctggagtttCCTGAAATGTGTCCCTGCAGTACTCTTTCCGAAGATGGCCCCGAAGGCAGATCAAATGAAAAAATGCCAATTGACAAGGTTGTAGGGAAATTTATTCTCTTGCTTTTAGACATAAAATTCGCCCCAATCAAAgtccggatgcccccgtggtCGACATGTTACTGAAGAGTACAGAGGCAGTTTCGGAAACCCGAAAATATGAGATGTGATTGTCTCAAACTCCTTTCATATTTGGGAATTTCGGCAaagttgtaacatccctgtttgaaATAAAGTGACCTATCACTCTTTGCATCATGTAAAATTCACTCAGAAATTTTCGCGTTAAAATAAAACCCGCAACCCTAACAGTGTGTTTCATCTGTGTGTTGTTCATCTGTTCGAAACCCTAAAAGTAGTACTTGTGCTAATCATGAGTTGCTCAATTTTTGATACAGAAAATGTTGGCACAACATTTTTTGAAAGTTTAGGGTTGTTAAAACAGTCCAGAACATCACATTGTTTGCTTTCTAGAGTTGTTCTTTTTCTGCAGAGAAAACACCAAAGGCCAGGGGGCTTTTTAGATTTTGCCCTGTGTCTTCTTCCCTTGCCAGGCAGGCACCTGCGTGCCCTGCCGTGGAGGCCAGCGCGGCCACCTCCTGCTGCCGCTCCTCGACGTGGAGGACGACCCGGCGCCCTCCCTCgcgcctctctcctctctcccTCGGTCCCTCTCACTTCCCCTggtgctctctctctctcccgaaaTCCCCATGGCGACCAAACCCTCGTGCTCGCCGGCCGCCGTTTTTCTCCGCCGCCCCACGCcgagccaccaccgccaccagctCCGCCTCGTCCTTCTGCCCCTCCCCGTCGAAGGAATCGACGAGGGGAGGTCGCAGGAGCCCTCGCCGCACCCTTCTTCCCCGACGCCGGCTGCCCCCGCCGCTGCCGTTCCCGACCTCCTCCGCCGTCACCACCTTGTCCGACAACCCCGTGGTGAGCCTCCGGTGCCGATGCGCCCCTCCCCTTCCTCTCCCCCTCCCAGTCGCCGCCGCCTCGCGCACCCGTGTCCGGCCATGGCGCTGCTCGCCGGCGCGGCCGCTCCGGCGACCAAATCCGGGCGGCACCGCCACCCTTCGACTCGCCGCGACGAGGCGCTCCTAACGCGCCAAACGCCGCATCCGCGGACGCCCTGGAGCGCCTGCGTTgcccgtcgccggcgccggcggtggACTCCGGTGCGACCCGGTGCCAAGTggctttttctttttgtttttgtttgttttttctgtaaaataaaaatatatgaCCGTGGGCCCTGTTGTCAGGATTTTGATAATTTCTGGAATTACAGAAAATGGATAAAAAAATTGTAAAATTAATaagtactagttgaatgcccgtgcgttgctacggaataataaaaataaaaactatAAAAATAATTATTAGATGGATTTATAATGGTGACATCATATAGATTGGAGAAAAAGCTCCAGCACTCTATCTAATCTCCATATGCACAAGCGAATCCTAAACAAAGAATTAAAACTCCACCCTAAGAATTGGAATTTAGAGTAATGAATATGTATTTAACTTGTATTGATTGATGTTTACAGGGTATAACATATAGACTGCAGTGCATCAACTAAATACAGGGCACGATCACATGCCTAATCTGCTACTAAAAACACCAAAATCTCTGGAGGCTCATGCAGCTTTACACCCAAGTATGCATGTTTTTTGTAGGcacaacaaaagggattcatcgaTCCGAGCACCACATTAGTTGCAAAGATTGAACAGttgcagagagagagaggggggagagagagagagagagagcgctgAGCATGAGGTACAGGTCCAGATTCCGGAGCTCGTGCCTAAAACAGAAAGACAGAGAGTCCCCATGATAAATTCAGAGGTAATCACCCATAATTCACACAAAGACAGGGAATTCTGTGCACCTGCCGAAGCTGCGCCTGACGGTGACGCTCAGCAATTCGGACTGGGCCTCTAAAAGAAGCTTCTTCAGCGCCGCCAGGAGCTTGCACCCAAGGCTAAGGGAGCTAGTCCCCTGGTCTCTGATGGATGGGAGAATGGAGACGTCCTGAGTTTGTCGGGCTCTTGTTATAGGTCTTGCAATCCATGACGAGCAACGGTGGCCTCTTATCATCGTTGAAGGAGTCCAGGAACACCTCGCCCACGACCAACCGCCCATGTGCGACCTAGAAGCAGTTATCAACCTAGAAGTGGTTTTCGAGGCTTGATTTGCTCTGACCCGACAAGGAAGGCCGGGAACAAGCTAACTATACTAAATGACACAAGCACTAACTATGCTGAATGAATAAAGTTCTAGATAAGAAGTTAATATACCAAGAGATTGCAAAAGGTAATGCTGAATAAATTCCAGTAGCTCTCTCTATGATACAAATCTTTCGATGGAAATCACAGGGTTTGAACAGAGTGGCATCAGTATACCTTCTAGAgcaattttttttagaaaatcatCCCAAACATCCAGGAAATGATGACAGTCAAGAAGAATCGAACTCCAACATACTGACAGTTGCTCTAGTATCATCAATTTTGTTTCCACGAGCAAGCGAGAAACTGAGCGATGGCGGAGCATACTTCCTAGAGACGAAGAACTGGATTCATTGTTCAGTTTGCTCAAGGTCTTGACGATTTCTTTGGTCTGCCTGAAATGCATCACAAACATGTGAGTGGCAGAAAGGTGAATATAAAGTGAGTGTGGAATTAAAACTTACTTATATTTACAGAAGTAACTTCGACTGTCGATAGTATATAGCAAAACCAACTACATGGATTTGCTCCATTTGAGTATTTGTGGCGTCCATCATCCATGTAAAAGCATTATAGTCATCCCTGATTTTAGGTACTTCGGGAATTTTATGCTTGTGAACTTAAGTAACTACAATGGTCTTGTGTAATTGTGTAAGTTCCTCGAGGAAGGAAACAAGAATATATGTGCTTATACTACTTACAAGAGACACCAGGGCCGTGAAACAAAATAGACAATTTTGTATTTAAGTGCTTGGAGTACCACATATCATCAAATTGACATCATGTGATACTAAATCAAGATTTTCATGGCTTTATCTTGTGTTCTGAAGAGGCAGCAAAGAAGATATGAAAGTTGATCTTCTTGATTTGCAGCCTATACAAgaatacaacaacaacaaagtaAATCCTTTAAATTTctctaataataaaaaagtactgCATCTAACAATGAACAACCAAAAATAAACTTATATGAGCGATCTGTATAGAAGAATTAACCAAGATACATAGAATAGCTAAGTAGTCACCTTCAGTAAGTTGTCAAGTAAATGTCCAAGCATGTCGATCAAACAGAGTAATTTTTTAGCAACAAAACTATCCAAGCATTGCCAAATTAATGCTTTTTATGAGATAATCATCCAACATGTGATGGGCATTCCAAGTATCTGTGCGGCTAGTTAAATCTCAACGACTACAGCAAGCATGCTGTCAGTTTCTATCAACCAAAGAATAGAGAACTAAATGGACTATCGACCACCAGAAGAGCATGCATAGTCCTAAGCATAAAATGATGGGGCTGGATAGATGTTGCCACTAAACATTTAAATACAGACAATTGTATAATTTTACCGCAAGTGTTTTGCCCCATCCAAATCCATGTCAGTCTCCTCTAGTATCAAACCTCTGCACAGTTCATCTGAAGAAAGAAACAAACTATTTACATAGAATACATCAAAAGAACAAAAAAGGAGATGTTGTACACAATTATCATGAACAAAAATATTAGATGGGGTCATTTTCTGAAATGTACGCACCATTTAACTTCCCAGCATCTGGTTGTTCCATATAAGAATAGAGGCGCCCACGAGAAACTGACAAAAGAATTGATCTTGAGAATTCATAAGCAACAATTACATTTTGGATATGAAAGTTAATGGAAGAAAAGATATCAATATTTTGAGCTCCATGCCAATGTCCTACTATCCAAATGCTCTAGCCACCACTTAGGTTGACTGGACATAGATTACAACCAATTAGGATGAAAACAAGGCCGACCGGCCATGGGAGTTGAGAAAGACGGCAAGATGATTACACCCTACGCGTCCTCAGGCCCGTTCATCCTTATGCCGCCTCACGCGCCTATGAATACAAATAACACTTGGTAAGAAATCATAATGAACCATGCAGATATATCAGCCACATGTAAAATGTAGAAAAGTTTATTAAACTAAAAGGCATAAACTTTATGTGAGGAATGAAAAAATCTTATAATTGAGTTATTATTATTATATCAGAAACAGAGAGATAAAGGAAAAAAGGCACCCTACGCGTCCTCAGGCCCGTTCATCCTTATACCACCTCACGCGCCCGTGAATACAAATAAAACTTGTTAAGAAATCATAATGAACCATGCAGATATATCAGCCACATGTAAAATGTAGAAAAGTTGATTAAAAACTAAAAGGCATAAACATTATGTGAGGAATGAAAAAAATCTTGTCATTAAGATATTATTATTATATCAGGTAAACAGAGAGATAGAGGAAAAAAAGGCTTTTTATACACAGGTTGAGGTACCTCTTGTTGTGCTCAACAGAATCAATCACTTCACTACCATCATAGACGTGTTTATGCTCGTGAGTAACCTAAAATAAATAATACATATCATAAAGTAAAATATATATTCATTACCATAGAGTTATTCTCTCTCTGAACATAGATTCAGAATTCAAACATATAAATTCACCATGAATGCAGCTACCCAGTCCCGTTAGAGTTAAGATGTTTGCTTCAAATTCATAGGTACCTTTAAGAACAATGTCTCCACCTGCAGCGCAATTACAGCCTCAATGCAACTCCATATCATCAGAATTCAGAATCGCCAAACTTATATCACTCTTAATTCAGGTCAGAATCAGAGAAGGCAAGACATGATTCACCTAAAATAATAACTATTAAGTCATTAAGTCATGATAATATATGTACATCTCTCTTGTATAAGTTCTGCCATTACCTCAGCTTGATACAGTCCAAAGAACAATATAAGTTGCCACCAAGCATGAAACAAACAATTGGTGAACAAGCAGCAAAGAACAAGAGTAACATGTAGAGGACAGATTCATCTATGTTTCTCAATTTAATAACATCCTAATGTACCAATACAATAAGAAACTCAGTCTAACTCTTAACAGCAGAAGCTTGATTGAACAAAGACATTAGAAGATCATTTTGCAAGTACCATATCACTGGGGCATCGCATCAATCAAAACAACCAAACCTGCATAGTTGTACATGCAAATCGCCCGGAGCAGAGGCTATGGTTGTGCGCAGGAGGCCAAATTCGAGTGGACAGGGACCGGCTACCTGACTTCAGCCCTCCCTTCCTGATTCTCGCCGCCACACCCGCCTCGGGTTTGCACGGCCGCCTCGCCTGCGAGCCATCGCCGCCGCGCCTGCGAGCCGCCACACCAGCCACACCCGCCCTGGCCTTGCTTGTTCGCCTGCGAGCCGCCGCTACTGGACCTAGTTCCCGTTGACGAGGCCTCTAAGCCTGGTACTCGTCGCTGTCGCGCCGA includes the following:
- the LOC127306896 gene encoding uncharacterized protein: MATKPSCSPAAVFLRRPTPSHHRHQLRLVLLPLPVEGIDEGRSQEPSPHPSSPTPAAPAAAVPDLLRRHHLVRQPREHESEMEVDNATEQYNSVDSQGKP